The nucleotide window GTCAATATTAATGGAATTAAATACTACTGTAGTGCAATGACCAGGAATTTAAATCATACAATACTGGCAACTACCGCCGTTTGTGTTATGTAATACTGCATATCACACTTCTTGTTCATAaagagtaaaataaataaaacctaCTTTCATGGTGTCGTCAACTTCTACATAAAACATATGCTGAACATTTCCAGACACACCAATGCCTGACcttgaaaatggaaaaattcATACAAGACACTGAATAGCAAATTGTACAGATTAGTGCTATGCACCATACAGTTTACAATGCAgttaatgcataatgcaattAGATAACTACTTTATGAGGTATTGAAAAATAGTCTGTTATTATTTCTAGGGTCACATTTTGATGCAATACAAGGATAAAACTCGGGGGGGAATTCTTGGTTTTAGTATGAAAgccaaaaaaataattgacaAAATGATGCTTCTACTATATATACATTAATTACCTAAACGAAACAATTGGTTCAAGTTTTTCTTCCATAACTTTATAACCTGTCTCTTCAAAAACTTCACTTGTTGCTATTTCTCGTGGTGAGGCATCTCGGTCAATAATACCAGCGCATAACTCATAAGTAACCCCAGAAGATGATGGCGCTAgtttaaaacatatatataatgtACTGTATTTACGGTAATGTTAAAACTGAATTAGGATACTTCACAGTTGAAATCAGTACAGCAATGTATATTCCTACATCTTAAAAAACTGGAAATGTTTTGGTAAACGTCTTATCAAAGCATAAAATGGTTCATGAAACGTTAGCCATCATTGTCTAAATTTAACTGTTAACAGTTTATTCTAAAATATGCTCTCCTGAAAACAACAGTTCTCCAAAGCATGTCAGCTTTTGAGATCAATAAAACACATTGGCGGCATTTATTGCTACCAGACTTATtgcatatactgtacattgattataaatactttaaaacaaatacaGTTATAAAAGGgatatacatttaatataacCAGAGATAGCAAGAAAAAACATTAGAAAATAGCATAAATGCAAACATTCAAAGCATACCTTGATTTGAACCTTCTAATTTTGAGTGTGACGCCATATATACAgctagaaaataaaataatgtatTGATTAAAGTTGTGTCTTTCTATTGTCATATCAATGCAATAGAACCAAATATAAACCTGGTCGAAATTGCTGCACCATCACAATTTTTTGAGATGTAACATTGAAAATAAGCACAGCAAcgctgtaaaaataaaaagaccctattattatacagtatatcaaaataataaaatgtaccaTTATATACatcaaaaactaacaaaactATTAGTAAGACATAACTAAAAACAAGATATTACCAAAAAGCATCAAAAGTAAACCAAGCTACCTGTCATGAACTTTCATATAATCCCAAGTCTTTTTGACTCCAGCCTGTGCAGAAAGTAGAACATtatgttaaaacaaaatggtAATGTGTGTTATTCGAATATTTGTTTTCGGACTAAAGAAATCCTTTGCAATGATTTCATATTGTACAGTCCTATTCCGTGAGTATTGAGCATATGACTGCATTTGTACTACAAGTGATGTAAAGCATTAGTAACTAGGTGTGACCAACTATTTTAAATTCAACTGATTAACTTAGATATCAGTCTGGTCATCTAAGAACAGTTGATCTAACacgtttgcaaataaaaaaaaaagactACACTACTTTATAAATCATGTGAGTAGTCATGCCGGCCAATGTTTACTGTAGACTTTATTTTAGAAACAATCTTATTCTGATGGTAGTACGACTTAAAATGTGGGTTCGTAACACAATGGCAGGCAATTCTCAAAAAAAAGACGTTTACATGCCTTAACAAATTAACAATAACATGCTGGAGTCTTAAAAAAATCATTGTAAGGGACAACATTAGCTGTTTAGAATAGTCTGATGTGGCTGAGATCGATAGCCAGATTCTTGTGTCTGCATATTGTAACTGAAAGAGTCTAGCAAAAACTTAGCTTACCATCGGAATTAGATTGAGACAGTTCCATTTTGAGGAACTTGTCTAAGCTGGTGTGTGATttgtactttttgtgtataaTAAGTACTGCAGCACTGATACTATTCTACAGATGTGGCAAGTTTATGTTTATTACGTTTAGTTATACTTAGAAGGTACACTTACATTTGACTTTTATGCTCTAACTTTTGTACttggttaacaaaaaattaggaaaaatatctttgaatGGGCAATGCTTTCAGTGGAAGTCAAGTTGAAATACACTTCTccatattttgcaattttattttttgtcagttTTTGGGTGGTGGGGACAAAAAACAATGCCAATTGCTTTAAGCATGTGTTAATACATGGTGAGAAAGttaaaaaggcttaaaacgggCAAGAAAATAATAATGGTATTGGAAATAACTTGAATATTGTTCGTGCAGTAGCcatactttccactatggaTTTTAGACATcgtaaacaaaaattttaatcttcTAAAACACATGGCTATGTTGCCAGAGACCAGACAGCCATTTTTTGTATGGAATATCTTCTATGtgcatttttttttcttgtgcatGAATTTTTGACTTATTTTCACTGCAACAATTCAGTATCATTTGGTAGGTTTCTACCAATCGGGTTGAGTTTGAAAAACAACACATTAATATTCAAATTAATATTTCATACTTTGTGAAGTTAGCTGTCTGAACTAGCAGAGCTTGTGCAAGTGGTTGCAATCACACATAATGGTCAGGAGTGCAGAGTGTGGCAGTTTTCGCCGATATCGTGGGGCtgcagaagcaaaattccGGTATGCAAGGAAACAGCCGTTGTGTACCCTGACTTGTGGACTTATATGGACCAATTATGATGGCCTGTCACAATATGTCATATACTTTTGAGAAACATGTCcaaatgatttaaaaaatattgggGTCTAATGCTGAAGTGCACAACCATccgacgtcacaatttgaatAGCAGGGTTCGAGTATATAAATGCATCACACGGTTATTTACTTCGAGACTTCTGTACTAGACCGAAATACTTTAATTacgacgtcatctggttgtgcacttgtatactataCTGGATAAAGCAAGGTTTCAGGTCCAAAAGTGGAACTAAACGTCATTTCATAGAACCAAAAAGTCCAACTTCCAGGGTCAAAAAATACCAATAGCCTAGTAATATAACTCCTTTCCATTTAGGCCATCACAAAGGAGTGCAAAGGCTAAAGACTAACATACCGTAACTGGCGTTATTGTATACCTGCATGTAAGTTACTCGCATTGGCTTAATGTATTTGGAATCGGAAATCTTCTCAGTGGAGAGAATTTTTACATCTTCAATATTTTCtctgatatttttaaaatccatatttatatagcctatactgCAAATTCAAAAGTGTATGTAACGCAATATAACCCAGATCTACTTGTAGCCTGCTTTTCTCACCATCTGCTAACGCAACCACAAAACAACAATCGATTGTATTATATAGCAATAGGATATTTTGCTGAGTCATAATTAAACCAGCGcgctaataaaacaaacatagaAAACATGTGATGCAGAAAAAAGATGCAACTGCGCATTTGCgtaaagtatttttttgtagttttgtaattttttgtagTTCTAATGAAGTGTTTCGAAAATATCATATTACTTTCCCGACTCCCGAGAGACAACGTTACCAGCCAGCCAATGGTCGATGGACGCGGTAAATATATATCCAGCATTCGTTGAATGCAGCAAAATTTGTACGTGATCAATCAACCCTGCACCGGTTACCAGTTAGGTGATTCTTCTAGGCCTAAACTATATAGGTACTGGGcgtttgaaaatgaaaactacAAGAAATCTAGAAATGTGGTTTTCCTTCGTCGCTAACAAATgatggccatgctaacctaccatcttatagcacatTTCTATTATTGCtctcttgcatgttttaagctcttgggctttgccactttttcctgctcaaTAACTGTTGGTGaacatgtgttttattgtgttatAACTACAACGATTAGCGTCCTAACTTTTGCTttgcacagttaatggcaaaaaataaacaatacaatactaGGCTATGTTGGTTTCatggcttgatttttcaaGGAAAAGATAGCAGAACTATTTCTTCATGAATCtttgatttaatatttttttcatcatGTCAACATTGTTTTCCcatacaaagtttttgaattGTGATACATCAACTTATTACATTCGTCatgtcaaaaattttgttactaGCTCAAGCCTTTGTTCCTACTACAATGTGGTGACAAGCAGGTGCCATAAAAGTTCATAATCTGACGCAATACCTAATTCTGACCGTGGTTAAGTTGATGTTTGCTTGAAAGGAAATCGTAGTTTGTTCATGCTGACATAAGATTTAGCTTATATCGCTATCAGAGACAGTTTATTTTCaccatttaaaataaactaaaaattatCATATTATAATTCTAAAATAATTATTGATTGGTGCCGGGCAGCGAAAAGACCTCAAGGTCATCTGCCCCAGATGT belongs to Clavelina lepadiformis chromosome 6, kaClaLepa1.1, whole genome shotgun sequence and includes:
- the LOC143461742 gene encoding uridine diphosphate glucose pyrophosphatase NUDT14-like, which codes for MDFKNIRENIEDVKILSTEKISDSKYIKPMRVTYMQAGVKKTWDYMKVHDSVAVLIFNVTSQKIVMVQQFRPAVYMASHSKLEGSNQAPSSSGVTYELCAGIIDRDASPREIATSEVFEETGYKVMEEKLEPIVSFRSGIGVSGNVQHMFYVEVDDTMKATDGGGCEHEGEMIDLFHLKLSEIKIFLSDSSKLIKTPSGALYALSWFLNNKVNESLKQYL